The following proteins are encoded in a genomic region of Lactiplantibacillus plantarum:
- the uvrA gene encoding excinuclease ABC subunit UvrA yields the protein MANDKIVIHGARAHNLKDIDVTIPRDKLVVITGLSGSGKSSLAFDTLYAEGQRRYVESLSAYARQFLGQMQKPDVDSIDGLSPAISIDQKTTSKNPRSTVGTVTEINDYLRLLWARVGEPICPNDGTPIASQTVEQMVDRIQKLPERTKLQILSPIVRQKKGEHKKIFEKIKREGFVRVRVDGDIHDISETFELNKNQQHTIEIVIDRIVVKSGDRSRLFDSFEAALRLSGGYAIADVIGGEPIMFSEHYACPICGFTVGELESRLFSFNAPQGACPDCEGLGIKLEVDEDLVVPDKSLTLAEGALAPWNPISSQYYPEMLKQACEQLEIPMDVPYEDLSKADQQTVLYGSNGKTFHFHYQNDFGGVRDVDAVFEGVINNVDRRYHETNSDFTRDVMRKYMTELTCQTCHGFRLNRKALSVKVGGEHIGMVSDLAIGKELDFFNELSLSEQSLVIAKPILKEIRDRLSFLQNVGLAYLTLSRSARTLSGGEAQRIRLATQIGSNLSGVLYILDEPSIGLHQRDNDRLIGSLKKMRDLGNTLIVVEHDEDTMRAADYIVDIGPGAGENGGEVMAAGTPKQVARSRKSLTGQYLSGKRFIPLPETRRPGNGKKIRITGAAENNLKQIDVDFPLGEFVVVTGVSGSGKSTLVNDVLKRVLAQKLNRNSEKPGKYKSVSGIKNIERLVNIDQSPIGRTPRSNPATYTGVFDNIRDLFAQTNEAKLRGYKKGRFSFNTKGGRCEACHGDGILKIEMNFLPDVFVPCEVCHGKQYNSETLEVEYKGKNIADVLQMTASEAVKFFEPIPKIRRKLQTLVDVGLGYVKLGQPATTLSGGEAQRMKLASELHKQQSGKNFYILDEPTTGLHSEDIRRLIGVLDRLVDAGNTVLIIEHNLDVVKSADYLIDLGPEGGDGGGTIVATGTPEQVAEVAESYTGQYLKPVLERDRAREATAPAK from the coding sequence TTGGCAAATGATAAGATTGTCATTCACGGTGCGCGAGCCCATAATTTAAAAGATATCGACGTTACCATCCCGCGCGACAAATTAGTCGTGATTACGGGGCTGTCTGGCTCAGGTAAGAGTTCGTTAGCGTTCGATACCTTGTACGCGGAAGGACAACGTCGCTACGTGGAAAGTTTGTCAGCGTACGCGCGTCAATTCTTAGGACAGATGCAAAAACCAGACGTTGATTCAATTGATGGGCTTAGTCCGGCTATTTCGATCGATCAGAAAACAACATCCAAAAACCCGCGCTCAACGGTCGGAACCGTTACAGAAATCAATGATTATTTACGGTTACTGTGGGCCCGAGTCGGTGAACCGATTTGCCCGAACGATGGGACACCGATTGCGAGTCAAACTGTTGAACAGATGGTTGATCGGATTCAGAAATTACCGGAACGAACGAAGTTGCAGATTTTATCACCAATTGTCCGCCAGAAAAAGGGCGAGCACAAAAAGATCTTTGAAAAGATCAAGCGTGAAGGTTTCGTGCGGGTCCGTGTTGATGGTGATATTCATGATATCAGTGAAACTTTTGAACTGAACAAGAATCAACAACACACGATTGAAATCGTCATTGATCGGATCGTTGTGAAGTCAGGTGACCGTTCTCGGTTATTTGATTCTTTTGAAGCGGCGTTGCGATTAAGTGGGGGCTATGCGATTGCGGATGTGATCGGTGGCGAACCCATTATGTTCTCAGAACATTATGCTTGTCCTATCTGTGGGTTTACTGTGGGAGAACTTGAATCACGATTATTCTCGTTTAACGCGCCTCAGGGAGCTTGTCCAGACTGTGAAGGTCTCGGAATCAAGCTAGAAGTCGATGAGGACCTTGTCGTACCTGATAAGTCGCTGACATTGGCTGAAGGTGCGTTAGCGCCTTGGAATCCAATCAGTTCACAGTATTATCCTGAAATGTTGAAGCAAGCTTGTGAACAGTTAGAAATTCCGATGGATGTGCCGTATGAAGACTTATCAAAAGCTGATCAACAAACGGTTTTGTATGGGTCTAACGGAAAGACGTTCCATTTCCACTACCAGAACGACTTTGGTGGTGTTCGCGATGTTGACGCTGTGTTTGAGGGCGTTATCAACAATGTTGACCGCCGCTACCACGAAACGAATAGTGATTTCACCCGCGATGTGATGCGAAAGTATATGACGGAACTCACTTGTCAGACTTGTCATGGGTTCCGCTTAAATCGCAAGGCCCTGTCTGTCAAAGTTGGTGGCGAACATATCGGGATGGTCTCTGACTTAGCCATTGGTAAGGAACTCGATTTCTTTAACGAGTTGAGCTTATCAGAACAAAGTCTCGTGATTGCTAAACCAATCTTGAAGGAAATCCGCGACCGGTTATCATTCTTGCAAAATGTGGGACTGGCGTACTTAACGCTCAGCCGTTCTGCACGGACGCTGTCTGGTGGGGAAGCCCAGCGAATCCGGTTAGCAACACAGATCGGATCGAACTTGTCCGGCGTGCTCTATATCTTGGATGAACCATCAATTGGATTGCATCAGCGGGATAACGACCGCTTGATTGGTTCACTTAAGAAGATGCGCGATCTGGGGAATACGTTGATCGTGGTCGAACATGATGAAGACACGATGCGGGCCGCTGACTATATCGTGGATATCGGCCCGGGTGCCGGTGAAAACGGTGGTGAGGTCATGGCGGCCGGAACGCCCAAGCAAGTGGCTCGCTCGCGGAAGTCACTGACCGGCCAATATCTATCGGGCAAACGGTTTATCCCACTACCTGAAACTCGGCGTCCGGGTAATGGTAAGAAGATTCGTATCACTGGTGCGGCCGAAAACAACCTCAAGCAAATTGACGTTGATTTTCCACTAGGCGAATTTGTCGTGGTAACGGGGGTTTCCGGTTCTGGTAAGTCGACCTTGGTTAACGATGTTTTGAAACGCGTATTGGCACAGAAGTTGAATCGTAATTCTGAAAAGCCTGGTAAGTATAAGAGTGTCAGTGGTATTAAGAATATTGAACGGTTAGTTAATATTGACCAAAGTCCAATCGGCCGAACACCACGCAGTAATCCGGCCACATATACTGGTGTCTTTGACAATATTCGTGATTTATTTGCACAAACGAATGAAGCTAAATTACGTGGTTACAAGAAGGGCCGCTTTAGTTTTAATACTAAGGGTGGTCGTTGTGAGGCTTGTCACGGTGACGGGATTCTAAAAATTGAAATGAATTTCTTGCCCGATGTCTTTGTACCTTGTGAAGTGTGTCATGGTAAGCAATACAATTCTGAAACGTTGGAAGTTGAATACAAAGGCAAAAATATTGCCGATGTTCTTCAAATGACCGCTTCAGAAGCTGTTAAGTTCTTTGAACCAATTCCAAAGATTCGACGGAAACTACAGACCTTGGTCGACGTTGGTTTGGGCTATGTTAAGTTAGGCCAACCCGCCACGACTTTATCAGGTGGAGAAGCCCAACGGATGAAGTTAGCTTCCGAATTGCACAAACAACAGTCGGGGAAGAATTTCTACATCTTGGACGAACCAACGACTGGGTTGCACAGTGAAGATATTCGGCGCTTGATTGGTGTCTTGGATCGGTTGGTGGATGCGGGTAATACCGTGTTAATCATCGAGCATAATTTGGATGTTGTGAAGTCGGCGGATTATTTGATTGACTTGGGCCCAGAAGGCGGTGACGGCGGCGGAACAATCGTTGCTACTGGGACACCAGAACAGGTCGCTGAAGTGGCTGAAAGTTATACTGGCCAATACTTGAAGCCCGTTCTAGAACGGGATCGAGCACGTGAAGCAACTGCACCTGCTAAATAA
- the uvrB gene encoding excinuclease ABC subunit UvrB, translating to MIDRVDNNHFDLVSDYQPTGDQPQAIQQLTAGIESGEKEQILLGATGTGKTFTISNVIAKVNKPTLILSHNKTLAGQLYGEFKKFFPNNAVEYFVSYYDYYQPEAYVPSSDTYIEKDSAINDEIDKLRHSATSSLLERNDVIVVASVSSIFGLGDPHEYQDHVVSLRVGMEIDRNDLLRKLVDIQFDRNDIDFQRGRFRVHGDVVEIFPASRDDHALRVEFFGDEIDRIREIDALTGEIVADREHVAIFPATHFMTNDAIMEHAIKGIEDELDGRLKELTADGKLLEAQRLKQRTTYDVEMLKEMGYTSGIENYSRFMDGRKPGEPPYTLLDFFPKDFLLVVDESHVTMPQVRGMYNGDRARKQMLVDYGFRLPSALDNRPLKLEEVEQHINQVVYMSATPGPYEMDRTKHVVQQIIRPTGLLDPTIEVRPIMGQIDDLVGEINKRIEVNERVFITTLTKKMAEDLTDYFKDLGIKVRYLHSDIKTLERTQIIRDLRLGKFDVLVGINLLREGIDVPEVSLVAILDADKEGFLRNERSLIQTIGRAARNEHGSVIMYADTTTDSMQAAMDETARRRAVQMKYNEDHHITPHTIKKAIPELIASTKTTEDAGKKDDFLETDFDDMTREQQLDMISKLEEQMKTAAKKLDFEQAATLRDTVMELKAQIS from the coding sequence TTGATTGATCGGGTAGATAATAATCATTTTGACTTAGTTTCAGATTACCAACCAACGGGCGATCAACCCCAAGCGATCCAGCAATTAACTGCTGGCATTGAATCGGGAGAAAAAGAGCAGATCTTGTTGGGGGCGACCGGGACCGGGAAGACCTTTACAATTTCGAACGTGATTGCAAAGGTGAATAAGCCAACGTTAATCTTGTCACATAACAAGACGTTAGCGGGTCAATTATACGGGGAGTTTAAGAAGTTTTTCCCGAACAATGCCGTTGAATATTTTGTGAGTTATTACGATTATTATCAGCCGGAAGCGTACGTGCCTTCGAGTGATACCTATATCGAAAAGGACTCGGCAATCAACGATGAAATCGATAAGTTACGGCACTCTGCGACCAGCTCATTATTGGAACGCAACGATGTGATCGTCGTGGCATCGGTCTCCAGTATTTTCGGTTTAGGGGATCCTCACGAGTACCAAGATCACGTAGTCTCACTGCGAGTCGGCATGGAGATCGACCGCAATGATCTGTTGCGTAAACTTGTTGATATTCAATTTGATCGTAACGATATTGATTTCCAGCGGGGGCGTTTTCGGGTCCATGGTGATGTCGTAGAAATCTTTCCGGCTTCACGGGATGACCACGCATTGCGCGTTGAATTCTTTGGCGATGAGATTGATCGAATCCGTGAGATTGACGCCTTAACCGGTGAAATTGTAGCTGATCGTGAACATGTTGCGATCTTCCCAGCGACCCACTTTATGACGAATGATGCGATTATGGAACACGCCATCAAGGGCATTGAAGATGAGTTGGATGGCCGCCTGAAAGAATTGACAGCCGATGGCAAATTGTTAGAGGCGCAACGACTCAAGCAGCGGACGACCTATGATGTCGAAATGCTCAAAGAAATGGGCTACACTAGTGGTATCGAGAACTATTCACGTTTTATGGATGGCCGTAAACCTGGCGAACCACCGTATACGTTACTGGACTTCTTCCCGAAGGACTTTTTGCTCGTGGTCGATGAGTCACACGTGACGATGCCCCAAGTTCGGGGAATGTATAATGGGGACCGAGCACGTAAACAAATGCTAGTCGATTATGGCTTCCGTTTGCCAAGTGCGTTGGACAACCGGCCATTGAAACTTGAAGAAGTTGAACAGCATATTAATCAAGTGGTTTATATGTCCGCAACGCCGGGCCCTTACGAAATGGATCGGACCAAGCATGTCGTCCAGCAAATTATTCGACCAACTGGTTTATTGGATCCTACGATTGAGGTTCGACCGATTATGGGTCAGATCGATGACTTAGTGGGTGAAATCAATAAGCGCATTGAGGTCAACGAACGGGTCTTTATCACCACGTTAACTAAGAAGATGGCGGAAGATTTGACCGACTACTTTAAGGATTTAGGCATCAAGGTACGGTACTTGCACAGTGATATTAAGACGTTGGAACGAACGCAGATCATCCGCGACCTGCGTCTGGGCAAGTTCGATGTGTTGGTCGGGATCAACTTGTTGCGGGAAGGAATTGACGTTCCCGAAGTTTCACTAGTTGCGATTTTGGATGCGGATAAGGAAGGTTTCCTTCGTAACGAGCGTTCGTTGATCCAAACGATTGGTCGGGCGGCTCGTAATGAGCACGGTTCAGTGATTATGTACGCTGACACCACGACTGATTCGATGCAGGCCGCGATGGATGAGACTGCACGTCGTCGTGCCGTACAGATGAAGTACAATGAAGATCATCACATCACGCCACATACGATTAAGAAGGCCATTCCAGAGCTAATTGCTTCGACGAAGACCACTGAAGACGCGGGCAAGAAGGATGACTTCTTAGAAACCGACTTTGATGATATGACCCGTGAACAACAATTAGATATGATTAGTAAGTTGGAAGAACAGATGAAGACCGCCGCTAAGAAGCTCGACTTTGAACAAGCCGCAACGCTGCGTGATACGGTCATGGAATTGAAAGCACAAATTAGCTAG
- a CDS encoding HD domain-containing protein gives MGMHQYFQSLSNLETIQRAPGFFKYQNHSVAAHSFKVAEVAQFLGDVEENAGQIVDWRALYEKALNHDYNERFIGDIKTPVKYATPTLRTMLADVEHKLSQNFVQNEIPAEFQAAYSRRLSEGKDETLEGQILSVADKIDLLYESFGEIQKGNPEPVFRDIYQESLKTIVAFKKMTSVQYFLKAVLPEMLAEPFTHQDQLQALTTQILTAGPQSD, from the coding sequence ATGGGAATGCATCAATATTTTCAGAGCTTAAGTAATTTAGAAACGATTCAACGGGCCCCGGGTTTTTTCAAGTATCAGAATCATTCAGTTGCGGCGCATTCATTCAAAGTTGCCGAAGTTGCCCAATTTTTAGGTGATGTGGAAGAAAATGCCGGACAAATTGTTGATTGGCGAGCCCTCTATGAGAAGGCGCTGAATCACGACTATAATGAGCGTTTTATCGGGGATATTAAGACGCCTGTCAAGTACGCAACGCCGACGCTACGGACGATGCTGGCGGATGTTGAGCATAAATTATCACAAAATTTTGTGCAAAATGAGATTCCGGCTGAGTTTCAGGCAGCTTATTCACGGCGTCTATCAGAAGGCAAGGATGAAACGCTAGAAGGCCAGATATTGTCGGTAGCCGATAAAATTGACCTATTGTATGAGTCGTTTGGTGAAATTCAAAAGGGTAATCCAGAACCAGTTTTTAGGGATATTTATCAAGAAAGTTTAAAAACAATTGTCGCGTTTAAAAAGATGACTAGTGTTCAATATTTCTTAAAAGCAGTGCTGCCAGAGATGTTAGCGGAACCGTTCACGCATCAGGATCAATTACAGGCGCTGACGACCCAGATTTTAACGGCCGGGCCGCAATCCGATTAA